A window from Pseudomonas sp. MRSN 12121 encodes these proteins:
- the mupP gene encoding N-acetylmuramic acid 6-phosphate phosphatase MupP, whose protein sequence is MRIRAVLFDMDGTLLDTAPDFIAICQAMRADRGLAPIPDKHIRDEISGGARAMVAVTFSMDPESPGFEELRLEFLERYLKHCAVHSKLFDGMAELLADIEKANLIWGVVTNKPVRFAEPIMRQLGLAERSALLICPDHVKNSKPDPEPLILACKMLDLDPASVLFVGDDLRDIESGRDAGTKTAAVTYGYIHPDDNPRHWGADVVVDHPLELRQLLDQALCSC, encoded by the coding sequence ATGCGTATCAGAGCAGTTCTTTTCGACATGGATGGCACCCTGCTCGACACCGCGCCGGACTTCATCGCCATCTGCCAGGCAATGCGCGCCGATCGCGGCCTGGCGCCGATCCCGGACAAGCATATCCGTGACGAAATCTCCGGCGGTGCCCGGGCGATGGTGGCCGTCACCTTCTCCATGGACCCGGAGTCCCCGGGATTCGAGGAACTGCGCCTGGAATTCCTGGAGCGCTACCTCAAGCATTGCGCCGTGCACAGCAAGCTGTTCGACGGCATGGCCGAGCTGCTGGCCGACATCGAGAAGGCCAACCTGATCTGGGGCGTGGTCACCAACAAGCCGGTGCGTTTTGCCGAGCCGATCATGCGCCAACTGGGCCTGGCCGAGCGCTCTGCCCTGCTGATCTGCCCGGACCACGTGAAGAACAGCAAGCCGGACCCGGAACCGCTGATCCTCGCCTGCAAGATGCTCGACCTCGATCCGGCCAGCGTCTTGTTCGTCGGCGACGACCTGCGCGACATCGAGTCGGGTCGCGATGCCGGCACCAAGACCGCCGCCGTGACCTACGGCTACATCCATCCGGACGACAACCCCAGGCACTGGGGCGCCGATGTGGTGGTCGATCACCCACTGGAACTGCGCCAGCT